The following are encoded in a window of Gopherus flavomarginatus isolate rGopFla2 chromosome 10, rGopFla2.mat.asm, whole genome shotgun sequence genomic DNA:
- the PARP14 gene encoding protein mono-ADP-ribosyltransferase PARP14 isoform X5: protein MAGEAKCPFPLLVEGDWGGSGLPKPLKKKLLCYFQSGKKSGGGECEIRERPGQVLVCFAQEDVRQRVLDKKTHALDLPEKGGLKLVVTWPETTGATEEAVFQEELDPEQASETAGKAQEQDVQHVLRRVDLSVQNSAPCVENIQEHPQTTSSLLVLENIEESVTECMLIMLLETISGLSGDNDFSMEMIPEINAAVVTFIKSIDTMEFLDLCAQNNRMKNLKITARLLELTQSIKAENIPSDVPKDYITIYFESPKNGGGPVLNVKHFHEEKSAIITFCDHKDLNTVLGKQHSLDQTPISVHPYYSSLGTALYGKKRPLIKMPEPIRIPVDPYILQFLQSHDRLIQEINLEMENCHCELKWPQAKCTYPEITLCPSATLSKQRRSMIKLIRTWKEDVSTEFSCVMSKYKASKCKVNAVVWEAVQNRFEKDHVLTIPDISKEIVIVAGDMLAVEDVEKELKEHMENSVRETEREKQNIEITMSVPPGKYAILHNAGLEENIFKEYPCLKISYDAAKKAIGLCGVAAEVYKVKSDILEKVPNMAQKSITIQPQIFQFLQHIDNETLSQSLFVTNQVNAFYQLENDTVLLVGDSPKVLLEAEELMKTELDYKCIPLEDREVIKKREWRELTSNLYKTYNASQEMLIMDDLLPLERDQKVVIAGYSRAVSEAYQKLSEFVDRNTQVQKLIPVQSVAVVQFIEKEKSHVCHELRKKDVTINFGTQTSRKSISLSGPKVEVLKGIHLIEQILSSLYSTNVLIDKPGAKAFFRDKERSYVSEVKHQFNCLIRLQEDGEEQREGGETGSDTTKQLCYKMILQDGVVVAVYKGNLCTHPADVVVNASNEDLKHIGGLAEALLKAAGPELQTECDRIVRKRGALQPGRAVITDAGNLPCKQVIHAVGPRWRDHEPETCVRLLKRAIKESLHLAETYNHHSIAIPAISSGIFGFPLKLCAQSIAKSIKETLEDIPGESCLKEIHLVDFAEKTVQVLTDALKEVFTEKSPQHSLLPQSKTGHQPRESRGAQNRKGLQMVITDEGLSVILEKRDIQEATTDVIVSSVGMDLRLGVGPLSQSLLQKAGPTLQLEFNEESQREVPAQGSVFQTSGCNLACSFLFHAIVPVWDQGRGTAMTNLEGIVKECLKKTEELSLRSITFPAIGTGGFGFPKPVVAKLMFDEVFKFSSNHNLKSLQEVHFLLHPRDTDNIQAFTDELESRTNGNFQAASSSPISFGHVSTPVLGVHEMQLGSITFQVATGDITKENTDVIVNISNPSFNAKSGVFKAVMEAAGPQVELECAMLALQPHSGFITTQGGKLMCGKIIHLVHQKNVKAQVSKVLQECELRKYTSVAFPAIGTGQAGQNPAQVAEDMMDAIVDFASTKAVQHVKKIKIVIFQPQMQNVFYASMQKREGDTISPASESWLSKLTSLLTGKKRHAGKKRGFVLEKKIELATFQICGESQKNVEATESWIKKLILKEQFENIIPDELIDCFGEAEAKKLSELQKSLHITIQVETKENPPFVRVSGITRDVYKASIKIQNMIKSIKDNQEEQSKAKLVSNLVQWKYSINNMPFTDFDPLTNMHLEDAKAAKKPHINIQFLMKDYKVDMKNLHATDKQGGVVIIQREPKDEGKQLVAFPKEWRDMKQERVKVVMIKAAEQEYQDVQKKFLKTCSTFKIEKIERVQNPYLWQTYQIKKQSLDKKNGNPNNEKLLFHGTPSSSLSTINYNGFNRGFAGVNAAAIGNGTYFAVDASYSAQDTYSRPDVNGRKYMYLARVLTGQYCHGKAGLITPPAKNIADPTDLYDSVTDNVGHPSMFVIFNDIQAYPEYLITFRR, encoded by the exons tgAGGCAACGAGTTCTTGACAAAAAGACTCATGCGCTCGATTTGCCAGAGAAAGGAGGATTAAAACTGGTTGTCACCTGGCCTGAAACAACAGGTGCAACGGAAGAGGCTGTGTTTCAGGAAGAGCTGGATCCTGAACAG gcttcagagacagcaggcaaaGCTCAGGAGCAAG ATGTACAGCACGTCTTGCGAAGAGTGGATCTTTCAGTGCAGAATAGTGCACCCTGTGTGGAGAATATTCAAGAACACCCCCAAACGACTTCATCTCTACTTGTGCTTGAAAATATAGAGGAGTCTGTCACAGAATGCATGTTAATTATGCTGTTGGAGACTATCAGTGGCTTATCGGGAGACAACGACTTCAGCATGGAAATGATACCTGAAATAAATGCTGCTGTAGTTACCTTTATCAAAAGTATAG ACACCATGGAATTTTTGGACCTATGTGCCCAAAACAACAGAATGAAAAACTTAAAAATTACTGCCAGGCTTCTTGAATTGACACAAAGCATCAAGGCTGAAAACATACCATCTGATGTCCCTAAAGATTATATAACCATCTACTTTGAAAGTCCAAAGAATGGAGGTGGCCCAGTATTAAACGTTAAACATTTCCATGAGGAGAAGTCAGCTATCATTACTTTTTGTGATCACAAAG atCTGAACACTGTCTTGGGAAAGCAGCATTCCCTTGATCAAACACCAATTTCTGTACATCCGTACTACAGTTCTTTGGGTACAGCTCTTTATGGAAAGAAGAGACCACTAATAAAGATGCCAGAACCAATAAGAATCCCAGTGGATCCTTACATCTTGCAGTTTTTACAGAGCCATGATAGACTAATCCAAGAAATAAACCTGGAAATGGAAAATTGCCATTGTGAGCTAAAATGGCCCCAAGCCAAATGTACATACCCAGAAATTACATTGTGTCCTTCAGCAACTTTGTCTAAACAGAGAAGGTCAATGATTAAGTTGATTAGGACTTGGAAAGAGGATGTTTCCACTGAGTTCTCTTGTGTCATGTCAAAGTACAAGGCTAGTAAGTGTAAAGTAAATGCAGTGGTTTGGGAAGCCGTACAAAACAGATTTGAGAAGGACCATGTTTTGACTATACCTGACATTTCTAAGGAAATAGTTATCGTAGCAGGTGACATGTTGGCTGTGGAGGACGTGGAGAAAGAACTGAAAGAACATATGGAAAATTCTGTGAGAGAAACAGAAAGGGAAAAGCAAAATATAGAAATAACTATGTCAGTTCCCCCAGGAAAGTATGCAATTTTGCACAATGCTGGGCTAGAGGAGAATATTTTCAAGGAGTATCCATGCTTGAAGATCTCTTATGATGCTGCAAAGAAGGCAATTGGCCTATGTGGAGTAGCTGCAGAAGTTTATAAAGTCAAAAGTGACATACTGGAAAAGGTGCCGAACATGGCACAGAAGTCAATTACTATTCAGCCTCAGATTTTCCAGTTCCTACAGCACATTGATAATGAAACTCTGTCACAGAGCTTATTTGTGACAAATCAAGTCAATGCCTTTTATCAGCTTGAGAATGATACTGTACTGCTGGTAGGAGACTCTCCTAAAGTTCTCTTAGAAGCAGAAGAACTAATGAAGACAGAATTAGACTATAAATGCATTCCTCTGGAAGACCGAGAAGTCATCAAAAAGAGAGAATGGAGGGAACTCACTAGCAACTTGTACAAGACATATAATGCATCCCAGGAAATGCTAATAATGGATGACCTACTCCCTCTTGAAAGAGATCAGAAAGTAGTTATTGCTGGTTATTCTAGAGCTGTATCAGAAGcttatcaaaagctttctgaGTTTGTAGACAGAAACACACAGGTGcaaaaattaattccagttcagtcTGTGGCAGTTGTACAGTTCATAGAGAAGGAAAAATCCCACGTTTGTCATGAATTGAGAAAGAAAGATGTGACAATTAATTTTGGCACACAGACTTCACGTAAAAGTATTTCCCTGAGTGGACCAAAGGTAGAAGTGTTGAAGGGCATCCACCTGATTGAACAAATTCTGTCTTCACTATATTCTACAAATGTGTTAATTGATAAACCGGGAGCCAAAGcatttttcagagacaaagaaCGCTCGTATGTTAGTGAGGTAAAGCATCAATTTAACTGTCTGATCAGGCTACAAGAAGATGGAGAAGAACAAAGAGAAGGTGGTGAAACTGGTAGTGATACGACAAAACAGCTCTGCTATAAAATGATCCTGCAAGATGGAGTTGTAGTAGcagtttataaagggaatttatGCACTCATCCAGCTGACGTTGTGGTGAATGCATCAAATGAGGACTTAAAGCATATTGGTGGCCTTGCTGAGGCTCTTTTAAAAGCTGCAGGGCCTGAACTACAAACAGAATGTGATCGTATTGTGCGGAAACGAGGCGCTTTGCAGCCCGGCCGTGCTGTTATTACAGATGCAGGGAACCTCCCATGTAAACAGGTGATTCATGCTGTTGGGCCCAGGTGGAGGGATCACGAACCAGAAACGTGCGTTCGCCTGTTAAAAAGAGCAATAAAAGAAAGCCTACACCTGGCTGAAACGTACAATCATCATTCCATAGCCATCCCTGCTATCAGCTCTGGGATATTTGGATTCCCGTTAAAACTGTGTGCACAGTCAATTGCAAAATCCATCAAAGAAACCTTGGAAGATATTCCAGGGGAAAGCTGCCTGAAGGAGATTCATCTTGTGGACTTTGCAGAAAAAACAGTTCAGGTTCTCACAGATGCCTTGAAAGAAGTATTCACAGAGAAATCACCCCAACACAGTTTATTGCCTCAGTCCAAAACGGGCCACCAGCCCAGAGAAAGTCGAGGTGCTCAGAACAGAAAGGGTCTCCAGATGGTAATAACGGATGAAGGTCTTAGTGTCATACTGGAGAAGAGAGACATTCAGGAGGCTACA acGGACGTGATCGTCAGCAGTGTTGGCATGGATCTGCGGCTTGGTGTAGGTCCACTTTCTCAAAGTTTGCTGCAGAAGGCTGGACCAACACTCCAGCTAGAGTTCAATGAAGAAAGCCAAAGAGAAGTTCCTGCTCAAGGGTCTGTGTTCCAAACAAGTGGATGTAATCTGGCCTGCAGCTTTCTGTTCCATGCCATTGTTCCTGTATGGGATCAAGGAAGAGGCACGGCCATGACG AACCTAGAAGGCATAGTCAAAGAATGTCTGAAGAAAACCGAAGAGCTGTCTCTACGTTCAATCACGTTCCCAGCAATCGGGACTGGCGGGTTTGGGTTTCCTAAACCCGTTGTTGCTAAATTAATGTTTGATGAAGTGTTCAAATTCAGTAGTAATCACAACTTGAAGTCTCTTCAGGAAGTTCATTTTCTGTTGCATCCAAGAGATACAGATAATATTCAG GCATTTACAGATGAACTAGAATCTAGGACCAATGGGAATTTCCAGGCTGCATCATCAAGTCCAA TTTCCTTTGGGCATGTTTCAACCCCGGTATTGGGAGTTCATGAAATGCAGCTTGGTTCCATTACATTCCAGGTAGCAACTGGAGATATCACCAAGGAAAATACAGATGTGATTGTAAACATATCAAATCCATCATTTAATGCCAAATCAG GTGTCTTCAAAGCAGTGATGGAAGCTGCCGGACCCCAGGTTGAACTAGAATGTGCTATGCTTG CCTTGCAGCCTCACAGTGGCTTTATAACCACACAAGGTGGAAAACTGATGTGCGGTAAAATTATTCACCTCGTTCATCAGAAAAATGTTAAAGCTCAGGTCTCTAAAGTGCTCCAGGAGTGTGAACTGAGGAAGTACACATCTGTCGCCTTCCCAGCAATTGGAacag GTCAGGCAGGGCAGAATCCAGCTCAGGTAGCTGAGGACATGATGGATGCTATAGTTGACTTTGCAAGTACAAAAGCAGTCCAGcatgtgaaaaaaattaaaatagttatCTTCCAGCCACAGatgcaaaatgtattttatgcaagtaTGCAGAAAAGAGAAGGAGATACAATTTCACCAGCATCAGAATCATGGCTTTCTAAGTTAACAT CACTTCTAACAGGCAAAAAACGTCATGCTGGAAAGAAACGTGGATTTGTTCTGGAGAAGAAAATTGAGTTAGCCACGTTTCAGATTTGTGGTGAAAGCCAAAAAAATGTGGAAGCCACTGAATCCTGGataaaaaagctgattttaaaagaACAGTTTGAAAACATTATTCCAGATGAATTAATTGACTGTTTTGGTGAAGCAGAAGCTAAGAAACTGAGTGAACTCCAGAAGAGCCTACATATTACCATTCAGGTGGAAACCAAGGAAAATCCTCCTTTTGTTAGAGTTTCTGGTATCACTAGAGATGTCTATAAAGCTTCCATCAAAATTCAAAACATGATCAAAAGCATTAAAGATAACCAAGAAGAACAATCAAAGGCAAAACTTGTTAGCAATTTAGTACAGTGGAAGTATTCCATAAACAATATGCCTTTCACAGACTTTGACCCTCTGACAAATATGCACTTAGAGGATGCTAAAGCTGCTAAAAAACCTCACATTAATATCCAGTTCCTCATGAAGGACTACAAGGTAGACATGAAAAATCTACATGCTACAGATAAACAAGGAGGAGTTGTAATCATTCAGCGCGAGCCAAAGGATGAAG GTAAACAGTTAGTAGCATTCCCTAAAGAGTGGCGTGATATGAAACAAGAACGTGTCAAAGTGGTTATGATAAAGGCAGCAGAGCAAGAATATCAAGATGTTCAGAAGAAGTTTCTAAAAACCTGCTCCACATTCAAAATAGAGAAG ATTGAAAGGGTACAAAATCCTTACCTGTGGCAGACCTACCAAATCAAAAAACAGTCGCTGGACAAAAAGAATGGCAACCCAAATAATGAGAAGCTCCTATTCCACGGAACACCTAGTTCCTCATTGAGCACAATTAATTACAATGGATTTAATCGTGGTTTTGCTGGAGTGAATG CTGCAGCAATTGGAAATGGAACCTATTTTGCTGTTGATGCCAGTTATTCTGCTCAGGATACATATTCTAGACCTGATGTGAATGGCAGAAAATACATGTACCTTGCTCGAGTGCTCACTGGACAATATTGCCATGGAAAAGCAGGATTAATCACTCCACCAGCAAAAAACATTGCAGATCCTACTGACCTATATGATAGTGTGACTGATAACGTGGGTCATCCATCAATGTTTGTCATATTTAATGACATTCAAGCTTATCCGGAATACCTTATTACTTTTAGAAgataa
- the PARP14 gene encoding protein mono-ADP-ribosyltransferase PARP14 isoform X4: MAGEAKCPFPLLVEGDWGGSGLPKPLKKKLLCYFQSGKKSGGGECEIRERPGQVLVCFAQEDVRQRVLDKKTHALDLPEKGGLKLVVTWPETTGATEEAVFQEELDPEQASETAGKAQEQDVQHVLRRVDLSVQNSAPCVENIQEHPQTTSSLLVLENIEESVTECMLIMLLETISGLSGDNDFSMEMIPEINAAVVTFIKSIDTMEFLDLCAQNNRMKNLKITARLLELTQSIKAENIPSDVPKDYITIYFESPKNGGGPVLNVKHFHEEKSAIITFCDHKDLNTVLGKQHSLDQTPISVHPYYSSLGTALYGKKRPLIKMPEPIRIPVDPYILQFLQSHDRLIQEINLEMENCHCELKWPQAKCTYPEITLCPSATLSKQRRSMIKLIRTWKEDVSTEFSCVMSKYKASKCKVNAVVWEAVQNRFEKDHVLTIPDISKEIVIVAGDMLAVEDVEKELKEHMENSVRETEREKQNIEITMSVPPGKYAILHNAGLEENIFKEYPCLKISYDAAKKAIGLCGVAAEVYKVKSDILEKVPNMAQKSITIQPQIFQFLQHIDNETLSQSLFVTNQVNAFYQLENDTVLLVGDSPKVLLEAEELMKTELDYKCIPLEDREVIKKREWRELTSNLYKTYNASQEMLIMDDLLPLERDQKVVIAGYSRAVSEAYQKLSEFVDRNTQVQKLIPVQSVAVVQFIEKEKSHVCHELRKKDVTINFGTQTSRKSISLSGPKVEVLKGIHLIEQILSSLYSTNVLIDKPGAKAFFRDKERSYVSEVKHQFNCLIRLQEDGEEQREGGETGSDTTKQLCYKMILQDGVVVAVYKGNLCTHPADVVVNASNEDLKHIGGLAEALLKAAGPELQTECDRIVRKRGALQPGRAVITDAGNLPCKQVIHAVGPRWRDHEPETCVRLLKRAIKESLHLAETYNHHSIAIPAISSGIFGFPLKLCAQSIAKSIKETLEDIPGESCLKEIHLVDFAEKTVQVLTDALKEVFTEKSPQHSLLPQSKTGHQPRESRGAQNRKGLQMVITDEGLSVILEKRDIQEATTDVIVSSVGMDLRLGVGPLSQSLLQKAGPTLQLEFNEESQREVPAQGSVFQTSGCNLACSFLFHAIVPVWDQGRGTAMTNLEGIVKECLKKTEELSLRSITFPAIGTGGFGFPKPVVAKLMFDEVFKFSSNHNLKSLQEVHFLLHPRDTDNIQAFTDELESRTNGNFQAASSSPISFGHVSTPVLGVHEMQLGSITFQVATGDITKENTDVIVNISNPSFNAKSGVFKAVMEAAGPQVELECAMLALQPHSGFITTQGGKLMCGKIIHLVHQKNVKAQVSKVLQECELRKYTSVAFPAIGTGQAGQNPAQVAEDMMDAIVDFASTKAVQHVKKIKIVIFQPQMQNVFYASMQKREGDTISPASESWLSKLTSLLTGKKRHAGKKRGFVLEKKIELATFQICGESQKNVEATESWIKKLILKEQFENIIPDELIDCFGEAEAKKLSELQKSLHITIQVETKENPPFVRVSGITRDVYKASIKIQNMIKSIKDNQEEQSKAKLVSNLVQWKYSINNMPFTDFDPLTNMHLEDAKAAKKPHINIQFLMKDYKVDMKNLHATDKQGGVVIIQREPKDEGKQLVAFPKEWRDMKQERVKVVMIKAAEQEYQDVQKKFLKTCSTFKIEKIERVQNPYLWQTYQIKKQSLDKKNGNPNNEKLLFHGTPSSSLSTINYNGFNRGFAGVNAAAIGNGTYFAVDASYSAQDTYSRPDVNGRKYMYLARVLTGQYCHGKAGLITPPAKNIADPTDLYDSVTDNVGHPSMFVIFNDIQAYPEYLITFRR, from the exons ATGGCCGGGGAGGCGAAGTGCCCCTTCCCGCTGCTGGTGGAGGGGGACTgggggggctcggggctccccaaGCCCCTGAAGAAGAAACTCCTCTGCTACTTCCAGAGCGGGAAGAAATCTGGAGGGGGGGAGTGCGAGATCCGGGAGCGGCCCGGCCAGGTCCTGGTTTGCTTCGCCCAGGAGGACg tgAGGCAACGAGTTCTTGACAAAAAGACTCATGCGCTCGATTTGCCAGAGAAAGGAGGATTAAAACTGGTTGTCACCTGGCCTGAAACAACAGGTGCAACGGAAGAGGCTGTGTTTCAGGAAGAGCTGGATCCTGAACAG gcttcagagacagcaggcaaaGCTCAGGAGCAAG ATGTACAGCACGTCTTGCGAAGAGTGGATCTTTCAGTGCAGAATAGTGCACCCTGTGTGGAGAATATTCAAGAACACCCCCAAACGACTTCATCTCTACTTGTGCTTGAAAATATAGAGGAGTCTGTCACAGAATGCATGTTAATTATGCTGTTGGAGACTATCAGTGGCTTATCGGGAGACAACGACTTCAGCATGGAAATGATACCTGAAATAAATGCTGCTGTAGTTACCTTTATCAAAAGTATAG ACACCATGGAATTTTTGGACCTATGTGCCCAAAACAACAGAATGAAAAACTTAAAAATTACTGCCAGGCTTCTTGAATTGACACAAAGCATCAAGGCTGAAAACATACCATCTGATGTCCCTAAAGATTATATAACCATCTACTTTGAAAGTCCAAAGAATGGAGGTGGCCCAGTATTAAACGTTAAACATTTCCATGAGGAGAAGTCAGCTATCATTACTTTTTGTGATCACAAAG atCTGAACACTGTCTTGGGAAAGCAGCATTCCCTTGATCAAACACCAATTTCTGTACATCCGTACTACAGTTCTTTGGGTACAGCTCTTTATGGAAAGAAGAGACCACTAATAAAGATGCCAGAACCAATAAGAATCCCAGTGGATCCTTACATCTTGCAGTTTTTACAGAGCCATGATAGACTAATCCAAGAAATAAACCTGGAAATGGAAAATTGCCATTGTGAGCTAAAATGGCCCCAAGCCAAATGTACATACCCAGAAATTACATTGTGTCCTTCAGCAACTTTGTCTAAACAGAGAAGGTCAATGATTAAGTTGATTAGGACTTGGAAAGAGGATGTTTCCACTGAGTTCTCTTGTGTCATGTCAAAGTACAAGGCTAGTAAGTGTAAAGTAAATGCAGTGGTTTGGGAAGCCGTACAAAACAGATTTGAGAAGGACCATGTTTTGACTATACCTGACATTTCTAAGGAAATAGTTATCGTAGCAGGTGACATGTTGGCTGTGGAGGACGTGGAGAAAGAACTGAAAGAACATATGGAAAATTCTGTGAGAGAAACAGAAAGGGAAAAGCAAAATATAGAAATAACTATGTCAGTTCCCCCAGGAAAGTATGCAATTTTGCACAATGCTGGGCTAGAGGAGAATATTTTCAAGGAGTATCCATGCTTGAAGATCTCTTATGATGCTGCAAAGAAGGCAATTGGCCTATGTGGAGTAGCTGCAGAAGTTTATAAAGTCAAAAGTGACATACTGGAAAAGGTGCCGAACATGGCACAGAAGTCAATTACTATTCAGCCTCAGATTTTCCAGTTCCTACAGCACATTGATAATGAAACTCTGTCACAGAGCTTATTTGTGACAAATCAAGTCAATGCCTTTTATCAGCTTGAGAATGATACTGTACTGCTGGTAGGAGACTCTCCTAAAGTTCTCTTAGAAGCAGAAGAACTAATGAAGACAGAATTAGACTATAAATGCATTCCTCTGGAAGACCGAGAAGTCATCAAAAAGAGAGAATGGAGGGAACTCACTAGCAACTTGTACAAGACATATAATGCATCCCAGGAAATGCTAATAATGGATGACCTACTCCCTCTTGAAAGAGATCAGAAAGTAGTTATTGCTGGTTATTCTAGAGCTGTATCAGAAGcttatcaaaagctttctgaGTTTGTAGACAGAAACACACAGGTGcaaaaattaattccagttcagtcTGTGGCAGTTGTACAGTTCATAGAGAAGGAAAAATCCCACGTTTGTCATGAATTGAGAAAGAAAGATGTGACAATTAATTTTGGCACACAGACTTCACGTAAAAGTATTTCCCTGAGTGGACCAAAGGTAGAAGTGTTGAAGGGCATCCACCTGATTGAACAAATTCTGTCTTCACTATATTCTACAAATGTGTTAATTGATAAACCGGGAGCCAAAGcatttttcagagacaaagaaCGCTCGTATGTTAGTGAGGTAAAGCATCAATTTAACTGTCTGATCAGGCTACAAGAAGATGGAGAAGAACAAAGAGAAGGTGGTGAAACTGGTAGTGATACGACAAAACAGCTCTGCTATAAAATGATCCTGCAAGATGGAGTTGTAGTAGcagtttataaagggaatttatGCACTCATCCAGCTGACGTTGTGGTGAATGCATCAAATGAGGACTTAAAGCATATTGGTGGCCTTGCTGAGGCTCTTTTAAAAGCTGCAGGGCCTGAACTACAAACAGAATGTGATCGTATTGTGCGGAAACGAGGCGCTTTGCAGCCCGGCCGTGCTGTTATTACAGATGCAGGGAACCTCCCATGTAAACAGGTGATTCATGCTGTTGGGCCCAGGTGGAGGGATCACGAACCAGAAACGTGCGTTCGCCTGTTAAAAAGAGCAATAAAAGAAAGCCTACACCTGGCTGAAACGTACAATCATCATTCCATAGCCATCCCTGCTATCAGCTCTGGGATATTTGGATTCCCGTTAAAACTGTGTGCACAGTCAATTGCAAAATCCATCAAAGAAACCTTGGAAGATATTCCAGGGGAAAGCTGCCTGAAGGAGATTCATCTTGTGGACTTTGCAGAAAAAACAGTTCAGGTTCTCACAGATGCCTTGAAAGAAGTATTCACAGAGAAATCACCCCAACACAGTTTATTGCCTCAGTCCAAAACGGGCCACCAGCCCAGAGAAAGTCGAGGTGCTCAGAACAGAAAGGGTCTCCAGATGGTAATAACGGATGAAGGTCTTAGTGTCATACTGGAGAAGAGAGACATTCAGGAGGCTACA acGGACGTGATCGTCAGCAGTGTTGGCATGGATCTGCGGCTTGGTGTAGGTCCACTTTCTCAAAGTTTGCTGCAGAAGGCTGGACCAACACTCCAGCTAGAGTTCAATGAAGAAAGCCAAAGAGAAGTTCCTGCTCAAGGGTCTGTGTTCCAAACAAGTGGATGTAATCTGGCCTGCAGCTTTCTGTTCCATGCCATTGTTCCTGTATGGGATCAAGGAAGAGGCACGGCCATGACG AACCTAGAAGGCATAGTCAAAGAATGTCTGAAGAAAACCGAAGAGCTGTCTCTACGTTCAATCACGTTCCCAGCAATCGGGACTGGCGGGTTTGGGTTTCCTAAACCCGTTGTTGCTAAATTAATGTTTGATGAAGTGTTCAAATTCAGTAGTAATCACAACTTGAAGTCTCTTCAGGAAGTTCATTTTCTGTTGCATCCAAGAGATACAGATAATATTCAG GCATTTACAGATGAACTAGAATCTAGGACCAATGGGAATTTCCAGGCTGCATCATCAAGTCCAA TTTCCTTTGGGCATGTTTCAACCCCGGTATTGGGAGTTCATGAAATGCAGCTTGGTTCCATTACATTCCAGGTAGCAACTGGAGATATCACCAAGGAAAATACAGATGTGATTGTAAACATATCAAATCCATCATTTAATGCCAAATCAG GTGTCTTCAAAGCAGTGATGGAAGCTGCCGGACCCCAGGTTGAACTAGAATGTGCTATGCTTG CCTTGCAGCCTCACAGTGGCTTTATAACCACACAAGGTGGAAAACTGATGTGCGGTAAAATTATTCACCTCGTTCATCAGAAAAATGTTAAAGCTCAGGTCTCTAAAGTGCTCCAGGAGTGTGAACTGAGGAAGTACACATCTGTCGCCTTCCCAGCAATTGGAacag GTCAGGCAGGGCAGAATCCAGCTCAGGTAGCTGAGGACATGATGGATGCTATAGTTGACTTTGCAAGTACAAAAGCAGTCCAGcatgtgaaaaaaattaaaatagttatCTTCCAGCCACAGatgcaaaatgtattttatgcaagtaTGCAGAAAAGAGAAGGAGATACAATTTCACCAGCATCAGAATCATGGCTTTCTAAGTTAACAT CACTTCTAACAGGCAAAAAACGTCATGCTGGAAAGAAACGTGGATTTGTTCTGGAGAAGAAAATTGAGTTAGCCACGTTTCAGATTTGTGGTGAAAGCCAAAAAAATGTGGAAGCCACTGAATCCTGGataaaaaagctgattttaaaagaACAGTTTGAAAACATTATTCCAGATGAATTAATTGACTGTTTTGGTGAAGCAGAAGCTAAGAAACTGAGTGAACTCCAGAAGAGCCTACATATTACCATTCAGGTGGAAACCAAGGAAAATCCTCCTTTTGTTAGAGTTTCTGGTATCACTAGAGATGTCTATAAAGCTTCCATCAAAATTCAAAACATGATCAAAAGCATTAAAGATAACCAAGAAGAACAATCAAAGGCAAAACTTGTTAGCAATTTAGTACAGTGGAAGTATTCCATAAACAATATGCCTTTCACAGACTTTGACCCTCTGACAAATATGCACTTAGAGGATGCTAAAGCTGCTAAAAAACCTCACATTAATATCCAGTTCCTCATGAAGGACTACAAGGTAGACATGAAAAATCTACATGCTACAGATAAACAAGGAGGAGTTGTAATCATTCAGCGCGAGCCAAAGGATGAAG GTAAACAGTTAGTAGCATTCCCTAAAGAGTGGCGTGATATGAAACAAGAACGTGTCAAAGTGGTTATGATAAAGGCAGCAGAGCAAGAATATCAAGATGTTCAGAAGAAGTTTCTAAAAACCTGCTCCACATTCAAAATAGAGAAG ATTGAAAGGGTACAAAATCCTTACCTGTGGCAGACCTACCAAATCAAAAAACAGTCGCTGGACAAAAAGAATGGCAACCCAAATAATGAGAAGCTCCTATTCCACGGAACACCTAGTTCCTCATTGAGCACAATTAATTACAATGGATTTAATCGTGGTTTTGCTGGAGTGAATG CTGCAGCAATTGGAAATGGAACCTATTTTGCTGTTGATGCCAGTTATTCTGCTCAGGATACATATTCTAGACCTGATGTGAATGGCAGAAAATACATGTACCTTGCTCGAGTGCTCACTGGACAATATTGCCATGGAAAAGCAGGATTAATCACTCCACCAGCAAAAAACATTGCAGATCCTACTGACCTATATGATAGTGTGACTGATAACGTGGGTCATCCATCAATGTTTGTCATATTTAATGACATTCAAGCTTATCCGGAATACCTTATTACTTTTAGAAgataa